A single genomic interval of Haloterrigena salifodinae harbors:
- a CDS encoding DUF7577 domain-containing protein, with amino-acid sequence MELWGWLIGYVVLFALLHLVLYYVYLRGDDGDSTGSPSFADPDRASSRTPPGPDRYPRAVDDIGDPDDPEGDYDLEFDGETIRCPHCGVRNEADQTFTYCWNCISALRR; translated from the coding sequence ATGGAGCTCTGGGGCTGGCTCATCGGCTACGTGGTCTTGTTCGCCCTCCTGCACCTGGTACTGTACTACGTTTACCTCCGCGGGGACGACGGCGACAGCACGGGTTCGCCCTCGTTCGCCGACCCTGACCGCGCGAGTTCCCGCACCCCGCCGGGACCGGACCGGTATCCGCGCGCGGTCGACGATATCGGCGACCCCGACGACCCCGAGGGCGACTACGACCTAGAGTTCGACGGCGAGACGATCCGCTGTCCCCACTGCGGCGTCCGGAACGAAGCCGACCAGACGTTCACCTACTGCTGGAACTGCATCTCGGCGCTCCGCCGGTGA
- a CDS encoding acyltransferase — MTKRYVSLPGEAEAGMREFIDEVDRRLSSDEDTCSVVEDVLIDLSGDREAYERWQDGESVSPAERVRLQSYDPCNTTLESEYYAEKDEEKFRRSKHLQWLWRQFDSLPIADNVEFALRFRRMLADHLFEDCGDGCRFFKGISFTYGHNITIGDNTIVHDDVHLDDRGKLTIGDRVSISDGVHIYSHDHDVVDQTEVRNYHTIVEDDVRLTYDAMVRAGCKVSENAIVGARGIVQNDVPAHHIAIGTPAKSVKIKPGWEDAATPIDEAGVNRQEQRRIEYDLPDDLEVFDEFQRDLR, encoded by the coding sequence ATGACAAAGCGGTACGTCTCGCTCCCCGGGGAAGCGGAGGCGGGAATGCGCGAGTTCATCGACGAGGTTGACCGACGACTTTCGAGCGACGAGGACACCTGTTCGGTCGTCGAGGACGTCCTGATCGATCTCTCGGGCGACCGCGAGGCCTACGAGCGCTGGCAGGATGGTGAGTCGGTCTCGCCGGCCGAGCGCGTTCGGTTACAGAGCTACGACCCCTGTAACACGACCCTCGAGAGCGAGTACTACGCCGAGAAGGACGAAGAAAAGTTCCGCCGCTCGAAGCACCTCCAGTGGCTGTGGCGGCAGTTCGACAGCCTGCCGATCGCGGACAACGTCGAGTTCGCGCTCCGATTCCGCCGGATGCTCGCCGATCACCTCTTCGAGGACTGCGGCGACGGCTGTCGCTTCTTCAAGGGGATCTCGTTCACCTACGGCCACAACATCACGATCGGCGACAACACCATCGTCCACGACGACGTCCACTTGGACGACCGCGGGAAGCTGACCATCGGCGACCGCGTCTCGATCTCCGACGGCGTCCACATCTACAGCCACGACCACGACGTCGTCGATCAGACGGAGGTCCGCAACTACCACACGATCGTCGAGGACGACGTCCGCCTCACCTACGACGCGATGGTCCGCGCGGGCTGTAAAGTCAGCGAGAACGCCATCGTCGGCGCGCGCGGCATCGTCCAGAACGACGTTCCCGCCCACCACATCGCCATCGGCACGCCCGCCAAGAGCGTCAAGATCAAGCCCGGCTGGGAGGACGCCGCCACCCCGATCGACGAGGCCGGCGTCAACCGCCAGGAGCAGCGCCGCATCGAGTACGACCTCCCCGACGACCTCGAGGTCTTCGACGAGTTCCAACGCGACCTCCGCTGA
- a CDS encoding HalOD1 output domain-containing protein, translating to MHGNPTHSPASQSRSPSVYRATHDPDGSARLSTTVSHALADCMGTDVTDGYVSLYDAIDPEALDRLFRPRHDGRQRSGGSLDFTVRDHYVTVSSDGEILIEPPAKR from the coding sequence ATGCACGGAAACCCTACTCACTCCCCCGCCTCGCAGTCTCGCTCTCCATCGGTCTACCGCGCAACGCACGACCCGGACGGTTCGGCCAGGCTCAGCACGACCGTGAGCCACGCGCTGGCCGACTGCATGGGTACCGACGTCACCGACGGGTACGTCTCGCTGTACGACGCCATCGATCCCGAGGCTCTGGACAGACTCTTCCGCCCGCGCCACGACGGCCGCCAGCGAAGCGGCGGCTCGCTCGACTTCACCGTCCGCGACCACTACGTGACGGTCTCGAGCGACGGCGAAATCCTGATCGAACCGCCCGCGAAGCGGTAA
- a CDS encoding NADH-quinone oxidoreductase subunit D, protein MSEQRQRKPKGIDPEYDHLREDGVDEERLESLLSEYTLRRDEHENAPGFVIRPDDIQEVLALLRDEAGFDHLSCITPQEYEDRYESILHLTKYGNRTHEVTLVVQLPKHDPVCQTAEPVFRTADWHEREAFDLVGIEYEGHPNPRRILLPETWQGHPLALDYDQEKPQVVKYTEHANPIQPDHHEAESDTMFLNIGPHHPATHGVLHLETVLDGETVVDVDPDIGYLHRCEEQMCQNGTYRHQIIPYADRWDYTANLPNEWAVARAIEDLADIEVPEYAQILRTMSVEFGRMLGHFLAVSTFALDVYGDFTAIFQYGMRDREVVQDILEDLTGQRMMFYFFRLGGVAWDLPEPREEWIEKCRDFLDELPSKVDEYHDLLTGNEIFQLRTINTGVLEPEVAKDYGCTGPVARGSGIDYDVRRDDPYGYYDELEWDVVTEDSCDNHARVLVRLREVEESAKIIEQCLDLLEDWPEDERTVQSNVPRTLKPDAGTETYRAVEIAKGELGVYVRSDGSNSPARFKIRSPCFHNLSALPEMANGEYVADLIASLGSLDIVLGSVDR, encoded by the coding sequence ATGAGTGAACAACGTCAGCGAAAACCGAAGGGCATCGATCCGGAGTACGACCACCTCCGGGAGGACGGCGTCGACGAGGAGCGCCTCGAGTCGCTGCTCTCCGAGTACACGCTCCGCCGGGACGAACACGAGAACGCGCCCGGATTCGTGATCCGCCCGGACGACATCCAGGAGGTGCTGGCGCTGTTGCGCGACGAAGCCGGCTTCGACCACCTTTCGTGTATCACCCCCCAGGAGTACGAGGATCGCTACGAGTCGATCCTCCACCTCACGAAGTACGGGAACCGCACCCACGAGGTGACGCTGGTGGTCCAGCTCCCGAAGCACGACCCCGTCTGTCAGACCGCTGAACCCGTATTTCGGACGGCCGACTGGCACGAGCGGGAGGCCTTCGACCTCGTCGGCATCGAGTACGAGGGCCACCCCAACCCGCGACGGATCCTCCTGCCGGAAACGTGGCAGGGCCACCCGCTCGCGCTCGACTACGACCAGGAGAAGCCCCAGGTCGTCAAATACACCGAACACGCCAATCCGATCCAGCCGGACCACCACGAGGCCGAGAGCGACACGATGTTCCTGAACATCGGCCCCCACCACCCGGCGACCCACGGCGTGCTCCACCTCGAGACGGTGTTAGACGGCGAGACGGTCGTTGACGTCGACCCCGACATCGGCTACCTCCACCGCTGCGAGGAGCAGATGTGCCAAAACGGCACATACCGCCACCAGATCATCCCCTACGCGGATCGCTGGGACTACACCGCGAACCTCCCCAACGAGTGGGCGGTCGCCCGCGCCATCGAGGACCTCGCGGACATCGAGGTCCCCGAGTACGCCCAGATCCTGCGGACCATGTCCGTCGAGTTCGGGCGGATGCTCGGTCACTTCCTCGCGGTCTCGACGTTCGCGCTGGACGTCTACGGCGACTTCACCGCCATCTTCCAGTACGGCATGCGCGATCGGGAGGTCGTCCAGGACATCCTCGAGGACCTGACCGGCCAGCGGATGATGTTCTACTTCTTCCGGCTGGGCGGGGTCGCCTGGGACCTCCCCGAACCGCGCGAAGAGTGGATCGAGAAGTGCCGGGACTTCCTCGACGAACTCCCGTCCAAGGTCGACGAGTACCACGACCTGCTCACCGGCAACGAAATCTTCCAGCTTCGAACGATAAACACCGGCGTTCTCGAGCCCGAGGTGGCGAAGGACTACGGCTGTACGGGGCCCGTCGCTCGCGGCTCGGGCATCGACTATGACGTCCGCCGGGACGATCCCTACGGCTACTACGACGAACTCGAGTGGGACGTCGTCACCGAAGACAGCTGCGACAACCACGCGCGGGTCCTCGTGCGCCTTCGGGAGGTCGAGGAGTCGGCTAAGATCATCGAGCAGTGTCTCGACCTGCTCGAGGACTGGCCCGAGGACGAGCGGACCGTCCAGAGCAACGTCCCCCGGACCCTCAAGCCGGACGCGGGCACCGAAACCTACCGCGCCGTCGAGATCGCCAAGGGCGAACTCGGCGTTTACGTCCGCTCGGACGGCTCGAACTCGCCTGCCCGGTTCAAGATCCGCAGCCCGTGTTTCCACAACCTCTCCGCGCTGCCGGAGATGGCAAACGGCGAGTACGTCGCCGACCTGATCGCCTCGCTGGGGAGTCTCGATATCGTCCTCGGAAGCGTCGACCGCTGA